The following proteins come from a genomic window of Candidatus Bathyarchaeia archaeon:
- a CDS encoding trehalase family glycosidase, giving the protein MNKINGKILRTLILVSIVLGFLLIIFSNIFLREKNENILMEGGEIVLKWKGEVVGNLMAAKLSGGNIEFFSFGEYFEASPLLEVVEPHLSSEHQLWSDGIAYNLLVAGNAKLEVKMFIHNDTLVYSIQNLSPAEIGLRAKGSLSTFSWFNPDFRNKITKMANVHLNFHEGVLEGSYGNSYFICVASNGSMTSSIENGHAAYEIKFSLTPKRSFIFTVVGDCSKEKAIETSKAVLSNPGLVENEKRKWMMSIISELPGLNNVKPEYALLWKYMWYVILANRAFAWDNPTLKNPFTMPSKFAFRHQWLWDSSFHAIVLSTYNVRMAEQELLNLFEAQKPDGRIPHEIFLSKEFCKLFWGVDDYSPWTTQPPVLAIAIKHIMDSGGGEDFLASAFRVLDRYDAWFRAARDADKDQLMAYVDYLESGWDNAVRWDEAIKMFEANPSKYRSMYKEIRMAPVEAIDLNCLIYLQRKILAELAERLGMHEKAEEYNRLAEETANKVLSYMWDPKTQFFYDIYEENHEQIKVKSPAAFLTLYAGIASKEQAKSLVEHLLNPGEFWTRFPLPTVSADHKEYDPKGYWRGRSWINILWFTYHGLKKYGFTEEARRLAEKALDIMASGPTCNENYNSLTGEPLGAPDFGWSTLMVTILMDLYGA; this is encoded by the coding sequence GTGAATAAGATTAACGGCAAAATTTTAAGAACCTTAATATTGGTCTCAATCGTACTTGGTTTCCTCCTCATTATATTCAGTAACATTTTTTTGAGGGAGAAGAATGAAAATATACTTATGGAAGGGGGAGAAATTGTTTTAAAGTGGAAAGGGGAAGTTGTTGGGAACCTAATGGCGGCTAAGTTATCTGGAGGGAACATTGAGTTTTTCTCTTTTGGAGAATATTTTGAGGCTAGTCCTCTTTTAGAGGTAGTTGAGCCCCATCTATCCTCTGAACATCAACTTTGGTCCGACGGCATAGCTTATAATCTACTGGTTGCTGGCAATGCTAAACTAGAAGTAAAGATGTTTATACATAATGATACGCTAGTGTACTCCATACAGAATCTGTCTCCAGCAGAAATAGGTTTAAGGGCGAAGGGAAGTCTGAGCACTTTTAGCTGGTTTAATCCCGATTTTAGGAATAAAATAACGAAGATGGCTAACGTGCATCTAAACTTTCATGAAGGGGTCCTAGAAGGATCTTATGGAAATTCTTACTTTATTTGCGTGGCTTCAAATGGCTCTATGACATCCAGCATTGAGAATGGTCATGCCGCTTACGAAATAAAATTTAGCCTCACTCCCAAAAGATCATTCATCTTTACTGTTGTTGGAGATTGCTCTAAGGAGAAAGCAATTGAGACCTCTAAGGCTGTGTTAAGTAATCCTGGTCTCGTGGAAAATGAGAAGAGAAAGTGGATGATGAGCATCATTAGTGAATTGCCTGGATTAAACAATGTGAAACCTGAATATGCACTTTTATGGAAATATATGTGGTACGTTATACTGGCGAATAGAGCTTTTGCCTGGGATAATCCAACCCTTAAAAACCCATTCACCATGCCCAGCAAGTTCGCCTTTAGGCATCAGTGGCTTTGGGATTCCTCTTTTCACGCTATAGTGCTCTCCACATATAATGTTAGGATGGCTGAGCAGGAACTTTTAAACCTATTTGAAGCGCAGAAACCGGATGGGCGGATTCCTCATGAAATATTTTTGTCTAAAGAGTTTTGCAAGTTATTTTGGGGTGTCGACGACTACTCCCCATGGACTACTCAACCTCCAGTGTTAGCTATAGCCATCAAACATATAATGGATTCTGGCGGCGGAGAGGATTTCCTTGCCAGCGCCTTCAGAGTTTTAGATCGATACGATGCATGGTTTAGGGCTGCTAGAGACGCAGATAAGGATCAGCTTATGGCCTACGTGGATTATTTAGAGTCTGGCTGGGATAACGCCGTTAGATGGGATGAAGCAATAAAAATGTTTGAGGCAAACCCCTCCAAATACAGGTCTATGTATAAAGAGATCCGTATGGCGCCGGTAGAGGCTATAGATCTTAACTGCCTAATTTATCTTCAGAGAAAAATTTTAGCTGAGTTAGCTGAAAGACTGGGCATGCATGAAAAGGCTGAAGAATATAATAGACTTGCTGAGGAAACTGCAAATAAAGTATTATCATATATGTGGGATCCAAAGACCCAGTTCTTCTATGATATTTACGAGGAGAACCATGAGCAAATTAAGGTTAAGAGCCCAGCAGCATTCCTCACGCTTTACGCTGGCATAGCCTCAAAAGAACAGGCTAAAAGCTTAGTGGAGCATCTACTTAACCCCGGGGAGTTTTGGACAAGATTTCCGCTTCCCACAGTTAGTGCGGATCACAAGGAGTATGATCCAAAGGGGTATTGGAGGGGGCGTTCATGGATAAATATACTCTGGTTCACGTATCATGGATTAAAGAAGTATGGTTTCACGGAAGAGGCTAGGCGTCTAGCTGAGAAAGCCCTTGACATCATGGCCTCTGGACCTACTTGTAATGAGAACTATAACAGTTTAACCGGTGAACCTCTAGGCGCACCAGATTTCGGCTGGTCAACTCTAATGGTCACAATTTTAATGGATCTTTATGGCGCCTGA
- a CDS encoding ABC transporter permease: MTQQKFFVQRITRLLSSLSKSTLTFKIGFFILLSLVTLAVLEPYINNYLLRGRSSTEIGLFPKLLPPSLEHPLGTDHFGRDIFSLQLTGLRYSLIIGLLAGGIATLIAVVIATASGYLGGKVDGALNAMTNSVLVIPTLPILLAIAAYIRMDLLMMSFTLSIFSWPWPTRVIRAQILSLKERPYIDLAKVSGLNSVEIMFFEILPNLMPFIGVGFANAVIGAMIAETGLRLIGLGPGDIPSLGLLLFWSMGFGAIAQGYYQLVFAPAILLILIFISLNLVNIGLEDMFNPRLKRITGL, from the coding sequence ATGACCCAGCAAAAATTTTTTGTGCAAAGGATAACGAGGTTGCTTTCTTCACTAAGCAAAAGCACATTAACTTTTAAGATCGGCTTTTTCATACTGTTATCTTTAGTAACCTTAGCAGTACTTGAACCATACATCAATAATTATTTGCTCAGGGGACGCAGCTCTACAGAAATAGGTTTATTCCCTAAACTTCTTCCCCCCTCTCTTGAGCACCCCTTGGGCACAGATCATTTCGGTCGAGATATTTTTTCACTTCAACTAACCGGCCTTAGATATTCGCTTATAATAGGTTTATTAGCTGGAGGGATAGCGACTTTAATCGCTGTGGTAATTGCCACGGCATCTGGCTATTTAGGCGGTAAAGTAGATGGCGCTTTAAATGCTATGACCAATTCTGTTCTTGTAATACCAACTTTGCCAATACTTTTAGCTATAGCTGCATACATAAGAATGGATTTACTGATGATGAGCTTTACTTTATCTATCTTCAGCTGGCCTTGGCCTACGCGAGTAATTAGGGCACAAATCTTGAGTTTAAAGGAACGCCCTTATATAGATCTTGCCAAGGTCTCTGGATTAAATAGTGTTGAGATAATGTTTTTTGAGATACTGCCTAACCTTATGCCCTTTATAGGTGTAGGTTTTGCTAACGCGGTGATTGGAGCGATGATCGCTGAGACAGGATTAAGGCTTATAGGACTAGGACCAGGTGATATACCCTCACTAGGATTACTTCTTTTCTGGTCTATGGGTTTTGGAGCTATAGCTCAGGGCTATTATCAATTAGTTTTTGCTCCAGCAATACTTTTAATATTGATCTTCATCTCCTTAAACCTCGTAAATATAGGGCTTGAAGATATGTTTAATCCTAGACTCAAAAGAATTACGGGATTATAG
- a CDS encoding ABC transporter permease, with protein sequence MVSKRIIRYIIIKVLVYLITLFVAFSIVFFFLRLIPGDPVSRFIRLIEQRYSIQLAQVTQEIINEYKRKFGLEGDIVTQYVSYLKRVFLEFDLGPSFLNFPNPVQDLIAWRLPWSIGLLGAATLISWAIGIIAGTLVGWKRGSKIDSIMFTISLCMSQVPFYLLALFLVMFLAYIFTIFPPRWAFSPTVTPGLNLAFISSVIYHATLPSLSLILISSLGWLISTRAITITILGEDYLLFAQAKGLRKIRILSRYLLRNTLLPQTTGLAMSLGFIVNGFYLVEWIFSYPGVGTLLVQAINALDYNTVQGVILISIFTVLTANLIIDLVYPLIDPRVRGE encoded by the coding sequence ATGGTCAGCAAAAGAATAATTAGATATATAATCATAAAAGTTCTGGTTTATTTAATCACTCTATTTGTAGCTTTTTCAATCGTTTTCTTCTTTCTGAGGCTAATACCAGGGGATCCAGTTTCACGTTTTATTAGGCTAATAGAGCAAAGATACTCAATTCAATTGGCCCAGGTTACTCAAGAGATAATAAATGAGTATAAACGTAAATTCGGTCTCGAGGGCGATATTGTAACTCAATACGTTTCTTATCTTAAACGAGTATTTTTAGAGTTTGATTTAGGTCCCTCATTTTTAAATTTTCCAAACCCTGTTCAAGATCTCATAGCGTGGCGTCTACCATGGTCTATAGGTCTTCTGGGAGCGGCCACTCTTATCTCATGGGCCATAGGTATAATAGCTGGCACGCTAGTTGGATGGAAACGTGGTAGCAAAATTGACTCAATAATGTTCACCATCTCACTTTGTATGTCTCAGGTGCCATTTTACTTACTCGCGCTCTTTTTAGTGATGTTCTTAGCCTATATTTTCACAATATTTCCTCCAAGATGGGCTTTTTCACCCACCGTTACACCAGGACTTAACCTCGCTTTTATATCAAGCGTAATATACCATGCAACACTTCCATCACTTTCCCTCATATTAATTTCATCATTGGGATGGCTTATATCCACAAGGGCTATAACAATAACCATTTTAGGCGAAGATTACTTGCTTTTCGCTCAGGCTAAAGGTTTAAGAAAAATTAGAATACTAAGCAGATACCTGCTTAGAAATACTCTCCTACCTCAAACTACAGGATTAGCTATGTCTTTAGGGTTTATTGTTAACGGTTTTTACTTAGTGGAATGGATATTTTCCTACCCAGGCGTGGGAACGCTTCTTGTTCAGGCGATAAACGCCCTCGATTATAATACCGTTCAAGGAGTGATATTAATTTCCATATTCACAGTGCTAACAGCCAACCTCATTATAGATCTAGTATATCCGCTTATAGACCCCCGAGTAAGGGGTGAATAA